The following are encoded together in the Triticum dicoccoides isolate Atlit2015 ecotype Zavitan chromosome 6B, WEW_v2.0, whole genome shotgun sequence genome:
- the LOC119325709 gene encoding senescence-associated protein OSA15, chloroplastic-like isoform X16, whose protein sequence is MASQISGTIASSGVCYNDKHRMPCKLKALRCVASNCLPLEVEVRKWMNGYHIIRSFPNDRHWKTNAKSNGYLLQQGPNVWCHSYGSRSASETKECNIPEDGNNPYRDFDEHPRGMSHFSDSQVAAQEKTLYSTQGLSEACQFVYNDAKFVNERAQSDILLLSRGITRLNKRASKDVAVLGLGFLKLDDCLKARARKDTRKIDNSVKERAAHLTNFARILKERAHSDLKKAADQHWSDGALEADLRRADMVVRRRAMEDAFMALKFVRDIHDMMATKLQYQFITLEKNGKILKLFPREVSTDQIAAIEDAYLNMASALSEADGIDYTNPEELELLVAALIDLDAMDGKKSVSLIVECSSSPDVNTRN, encoded by the exons ATGGCTAGCCAAATATCTGGTACCATAGCATCTAGTGGGGTGTGCTATAATGATAAACACAGAATGCCGTGTAAGCTGAAAGCACTACGCTGCGTAGCATCGAATTGTTTACCACTAGAGGTAGAGGTAAGGAAGTGGATGAACGGATATCATATCATCAGGTCCTTTCCAAACGATAGGCATTGGAAAACGAATGCGAAGTCCAATGGTTACCTACTCCAACAAGGTCCGAATGTTTGGTGCCATTCTTATGGTTCTCGTAGTGCCAGTGAAACTAAAGAGTGCAATATTCCTgaagatggcaacaatccttaCAG GGATTttgatgagcatccaagaggaatgtcACATTTTTCAGATAGTCAAGTTGCAGCTCAGGAAAAAACACTATATTCTACTCAAGGGCTGTCTGAAGCGTGCCAATTTGTCTATAATGATGCAAAGTTTGTGAATGAAAGAGCTCAGAGTGATATTCTTTTGCTTTCACG TGGCATCACAAGGTTGAACAAACGTGCATCTAAGGATGTTGCTGTATTAGGATTGGGGTTTCTCAAGCTTGATG ATTGCCTGAAAGCTCGTGCAAGGAAGGACACCCGAAAGATTGATAACAGTGTGAAGGAACGGGCAGCCCACCTAACCAATTTTGCTAGA ATATTGAAGGAGCGAGCTCATTCAGACTTGAAGAAAGCAGCAGATCAACATTGGAGTGATGGTGCTTTGGAG GCAGATCTGCGACGAGCTGACATGGTTGTTCGACGACGTGCCATGGAGGATGCTTTCATGGCTTTAAAG TTTGTTCGGGATATTCATGACATGATGGCAACCAAACTACAATATCA GTTCATCACACTGGAGAAAAATGGGAAGATTCTTAAGTTGTTCCCTCGTGAAGTTTCTACTGATCAAATCGCTGCCATAGAG GATGCATATCTTAATATGGCATCTGCCTTATCTGAGGCTGATGGTATCGACTACACCAATCCTGAGGAG CTTGAATTATTAGTAGCGGCTCTTATTGACCTGGATGCTATGGATGGGAAAAAGAGTGTTTCCTTGATAGTTGAATGTTCAAGCTCTCCAGATGTTAATACCAG
- the LOC119325709 gene encoding senescence-associated protein OSA15, chloroplastic-like isoform X15 produces MASQISGTIASSGVCYNDKHRMPCKLKALRCVASNCLPLEVEVRKWMNGYHIIRSFPNDRHWKTNAKSNGYLLQQGPNVWCHSYGSRSASETKECNIPEDGNNPYRDFDEHPRGMSHFSDSQVAAQEKTLYSTQGLSEACQFVYNDAKFVNERAQSDILLLSRGITRLNKRASKDVAVLGLGFLKLDDCLKARARKDTRKIDNSVKERAAHLTNFARILKERAHSDLKKAADQHWSDGALEADLRRADMVVRRRAMEDAFMALKFVRDIHDMMATKLQYQFITLEKNGKILKLFPREVSTDQIAAIEDAYLNMASALSEADGIDYTNPEELELLVAALIDLDAMDGKKSVSLIVECSSSPDVNTSASR; encoded by the exons ATGGCTAGCCAAATATCTGGTACCATAGCATCTAGTGGGGTGTGCTATAATGATAAACACAGAATGCCGTGTAAGCTGAAAGCACTACGCTGCGTAGCATCGAATTGTTTACCACTAGAGGTAGAGGTAAGGAAGTGGATGAACGGATATCATATCATCAGGTCCTTTCCAAACGATAGGCATTGGAAAACGAATGCGAAGTCCAATGGTTACCTACTCCAACAAGGTCCGAATGTTTGGTGCCATTCTTATGGTTCTCGTAGTGCCAGTGAAACTAAAGAGTGCAATATTCCTgaagatggcaacaatccttaCAG GGATTttgatgagcatccaagaggaatgtcACATTTTTCAGATAGTCAAGTTGCAGCTCAGGAAAAAACACTATATTCTACTCAAGGGCTGTCTGAAGCGTGCCAATTTGTCTATAATGATGCAAAGTTTGTGAATGAAAGAGCTCAGAGTGATATTCTTTTGCTTTCACG TGGCATCACAAGGTTGAACAAACGTGCATCTAAGGATGTTGCTGTATTAGGATTGGGGTTTCTCAAGCTTGATG ATTGCCTGAAAGCTCGTGCAAGGAAGGACACCCGAAAGATTGATAACAGTGTGAAGGAACGGGCAGCCCACCTAACCAATTTTGCTAGA ATATTGAAGGAGCGAGCTCATTCAGACTTGAAGAAAGCAGCAGATCAACATTGGAGTGATGGTGCTTTGGAG GCAGATCTGCGACGAGCTGACATGGTTGTTCGACGACGTGCCATGGAGGATGCTTTCATGGCTTTAAAG TTTGTTCGGGATATTCATGACATGATGGCAACCAAACTACAATATCA GTTCATCACACTGGAGAAAAATGGGAAGATTCTTAAGTTGTTCCCTCGTGAAGTTTCTACTGATCAAATCGCTGCCATAGAG GATGCATATCTTAATATGGCATCTGCCTTATCTGAGGCTGATGGTATCGACTACACCAATCCTGAGGAG CTTGAATTATTAGTAGCGGCTCTTATTGACCTGGATGCTATGGATGGGAAAAAGAGTGTTTCCTTGATAGTTGAATGTTCAAGCTCTCCAGATGTTAATACCAG TGCAAGTCGTTAG